A genomic stretch from Eriocheir sinensis breed Jianghai 21 chromosome 31, ASM2467909v1, whole genome shotgun sequence includes:
- the LOC127005864 gene encoding triosephosphate isomerase-like: MTAPRTFTVVGNWKMNTLKDDIDWLTGVLKAAPVAPNTEVIVGSPSCYLAYARQQLPGNIGVAAQNCYKEARGNFSGEISPAMIQDCGCEWVILGHPERRTLFQESDEFIGQKVAHAMKAGLKVVACVCETKEDRAAGRTQEVLAAQLESLAASISDWSRVVLAFEALWASNTGVLATPAQVQEAMAMIRKWLRLHEGNSVADSTRLIYAGSVSSGNCEELARLRDVDGFLVGSAALKLDIVDILRASRVSCSRLWAGQQRLQATSQLISHLRDSRFNHLSLDTRRL, translated from the exons ATGACGGCCCCGAGGACCTTCACCGTGGTGGGGAACTGGAAGATGAACACGCTCAAGGACGACATTGACTGGCTGACGGGCGTGCTGAAGGCGGCACCCGTCGCGCCCAACACAG AGGTGATAGTGGGAAGCCCCTCGTGCTACTTGGCCTACGCTCGCCAGCAGCTGCCGGGCAACATCGGCGTGGCGGCGCAGAACTGCTACAAG GAAGCGCGAGGCAACTTTAGCGGCGAGATCTCGCCGGCCATGATCCAGGactgtgggtgtgagtgggtgatCCTGGGCCACCCGGAGCGTCGGACGCTGTTCCAGGAGTCAGACGAGTTCATCGGCCAGAAGGTGGCGCACGCCATGAAGGCGGGACTCAAG GTGGTGGCGTGCGTGTGCGAGACAAAGGAAGACCGCGCAGCTGGACGCACGCAGGAGGTTCTTGCCGCCCAGCTGGAGTCTCTGGCTGCGTCGATCAGCGACTGGTCCCGCGTGGTGTTGGCCTTCGAGGCGCTGTGGGCCAGCAACACGGGGGTGCTGGCCACGCCCGCCCAGGTCCAGGAGGCCATGGCCATGATACGGAAGTGGCTGCGGCTCCACGAGGGGAACAGCGTTGCCGACAGCACGCGTCTCATCTACGCCGGGTCGGTGTCCTCCGGCAACTGCGAGGAGCTGGCGCGGCTCAGGGACGTGGACGGCTTTCTTGTGGGCAGCGCGGCTCTTAAACTTGACATCGTAGACATCCTGCGAGCGTCAAGAGTTTCCTGTTCCAGACTTTGGGCGGGGCAGCAGCGTCTGCAAGCCACCAGTCAGCTCATCTCACACCTGAGAGACTCACGCTTTAACCACTTATCCCTGGACACTAGACGGCTCTAG